tcagtttatatcataaaaataccaaaaatatttatcttattatctctatcagatctcacttttgcaagtggccgtgaagggattgacaacccctctatcgcgttggttgcaaggttcttatttgtttgtgcaggtataaggcgacttgtgtgtaacctcctactagattgataccttggttctcaaaaactaaatgaaatacttacgctactttgctgcatcaccctttcctcttcaagggaaaaaccaacgcaagcttaAGAGGTGGcaatggttttggtagggaacgtttcacctttctggacgaaacgatatccattgcctcttctcgatttccatttttttcctagtgtcaacatagaacaacaggagtgttgtgtcaatttttgggatttttcggggttcgcttggacatttttatacattaactgggttttctttgcattcatgtgcataatcaaatttgaactataggcacatgctctaatgcatataaattggttgaaaattcaaatctgtgtccttggttgcatgcttaggtcccatgcaagaaatgggaatggatgtcaaacaccctgccaccgtcactcggccgcaatcattgagatacctggattttaaattctagtaaatccgaaactcgtcagaaattcatgaaacttggtatgctatcatggagcggcatgagcatgtcgtggtaaatttttttccCCTTTttggcaggtttggggatatgcttctcacaaaccagagcttctcacaacaaacctgatggtttcagtagggaacatcctacctttggggacaaaacgatatccattgcctcttctcgatttcaattttttccaatgtcaacatagaacaacaggagtgttgtgtcaatttttgggatttttcggggttcatttggacatttttatgcattaactgagttttcaatgcattcatgtgcataattcaaatttgaactacatgcacatgctctaatgcatataaattggttggaagttcaaatatatgtccttggttgcatgcttaggtcccatgcaagaaatgggaatgaatgtcaaacaccctgccaccgtcactcggccgcaaacattgagatacctggtttttaaattctagtaaatccaaaactcgtctgaaattcatgaaacttggcatgctatcatggagcggcatcaacatgccgtggtaaattttttgtcccatttggggcaggtttgggtatacgcttctcacaaactagagcttctcacagcaagcacgatggtttcggtagggaacgtcccacctttggggacgaaacgatatccattgccccttattgctttcaaaaaatttctcgtgtcaacatagaacaataggagtgttgtgtcaatttttgtgattttttgggctttgtttggacatttttatgcattaactgagttttctatgcatttatgtgcataattcaaatttgaactacatgcacatgctccagagcatataaattggttgaaaaatcaaatctttgtccttgggtgcatgcttaggtccaatgcaagaaatgagaatgaatttcaaacacaagggcaccattgattgccgggaaaacattgagatactttattttcaaattctagtaaatccaaaactcgtctgaaattcatgaaacttggcatgctatcatggaatggcacccaacatgctgtggtatttttcgtgtccattttgagagaaggcgcactagAATAATAGCCatcaaaggcattttgaaaaaatagctaccactttaatatctcaagcGTTTGTATAATTCAGAccatgtgcgttctgttaaccattcacgtgatgccacgtgtcttggtttgaatggctataggttttaatggatcttgatcgcaaatgttttagatggaatacccgtatgcaaagtgagagcaggatttgtgcatctcttgaacgcaaacggttcttttggatgacccgtgtgcaaccacttacaaacaatttggtaagatttgcatctgtcgtattgggtatgttgccatttgtcaaactggaaggATTGAcattgttgatctagtaacattgccatttgtcaaccttgtaacactgcaatttgtctaaatatgaagctaaaaatcactagcagtatctaatttttgcaactacaattcagtaattaagcatagatgaaGGCGAGGAGGCGTCTTCAGccaggcgtgcagcgggcggcgcagtactattcgatttgacagcgggcggcgcagttcccgatacggctttagtgcagacgagggagagggtagcgattcctgaaatgttgaacggccaatgatgcatcctccatcaattagcatcgtgtgaatgcatgagggaagtaatgggaggaggatcGGGAAAAcaggcagcacgatgtgaatgcaacatagtttgcactcatataaaggtgcccctccattccaatgcgtCTACCACATCATACGcacctaagcacctacactaataagcgcaaaagtgctcactccagacccatggcagCAATGCGCGCGAGTGGatagcggctgtgccagatggtccacgacgtcggcctgCAGCATGGCACCGACGATCGTCTCCAGACAgtgttggcgaccggctggtggatgggcCGTCGACAccagctacgactctcagttggaccagatgatcattgccaccaccaacaagttcaccgtcgtcaagaaacTCGCGGGCGACATCGCcatactcctccagcccgcgcgccctggctcctcattgcctgccaccctaattggcctccatggtcggaacctctttcaagcactggtggccctacgactgcccgccgatgccacgaagaatgtccacctggaggtcgcgctcgccgcgaggcgcctcgccttgcgagaattcgtcgacctacacatccacgtgtacgagcaaatcgtgtacataggtatctataAGGCTAGTGAGGACGttacgacgttggccttcttcaaccggctggaagccttggatgcctttgctgagaagcaccttgacctcgccacaaaagtcgccgctccttagccgccggtggGTGGCCTGGCGCACTGAGTTGAGGtcgaggaggtcgtacgttgatggatgcatctttcttcttgcctcctgtaaccaccactgctaTTGCATCAttgtggccttaattcttattgtgctattgcattctcattccagtcaatacagacatgcgcgatccctttgcttaattatatgcatcactgtaactagtactccatgcatcaatttataagttgtgctgccagtgtttggggccggcgcacgatcacgcacgttcgtgtgcatgcggttgcgtcGGGAGCGGCAcaacgatgcagttacccgctgcaaaaactgccatgcggggGACGTGGCATTGACCATTGGGCAGCAACAGTCGGTCGTCCGGGTTTCCAATAAAGGATGCAAAGAGGGATCCTACAGCAGCAAGGACCAGCTTCCCTACCGATagctcatctaacagaactcCCAAGTTAACTGTGCTGAGGCTTGAGTTGTCATCAGATGGGTGACCGAATGGGAAGTGGCCTCGATGTTAAATTAACTAATGTGATGGGTCACTGTAAACATTTAATTGCattgaatgtatatagtgctccatcatattagttgaattaaccttgaggtccttgttttgtaatttttgacattttttgttttttgtacacatgttgattggcttgaagaaggtctatctcgctactttttgataatttttgttttttgaacacatgttgattggcttgaatgaaggtctatctCGTTACTTTACGACATATTTCCAAAACATGGACCTcaaggttaattcaactaataggacGGAGCACTATTCAACGCAATTAAATGTTTTCCAAAAAAAGTGATATGATTTCTGTGAAACTTATAAGTGATATATGTAAAATTAACCTCTGTGTACTTGTTCTCGAATTAACCTCCGGGCCTTTTtcccgcgtatcacacacatcttgttaagttgaaccgtttattGTTTTCTTCcgtaatcgaaaacagttcatttAACTGAatcgtatgccgtatatcacacacaccttgatctgactgaccgtttcttttgtgttgcctaatcacaaacagttcatccgagtgaactgtatattgtatatcgcacacaccttcatctggctacccatttcttttgttcctcctcatcgcaaacagttaattgaactgaactgtatgccctgcatcgcacacgcaactaaaatctaaaccgtgtttgatgcatcctccattgcaaatgttttgcaccttttttgacggttttttacaccatcgtttgcgattattgcatcacacacaatttcgtcgaagggtttctgatcgtagtgtcgcgttagcagcatcctgtagaaGTGAAGCTCCGGcacggtagggcctacgccacttgctcgctgccgcagtatgggcagatcgcgcccgccgccgctctcctagttacatcccgatgacccccactacaagaaatatgtcaacttgtgaccctcactattggtctctgaaaggtcattgtttttcatttgtgACCTTTTTTTGACCAAAAACAAAAGGCCAAAAGCTggcggtcgtaaactgaaattaatgACCTTCTTACAGAAGGTCGTGGAACAcatgaccttttgttttggtcactggctgtctgcccaggccacgtctgcccaggccacgtcggatccgacgtggcaatctgaCGTGGTAAAATTGCGACCAATTCAAAAGGTCGTTACTTAGAATCAGCCCGGTCCATTTCAGTTCTTTAGATGGGCCGAGCCCATTAATTCAGCCTTTTTAATATATATTTTTGTTAATTTTTGCTAGctacatgggccaggcccagtAATTCGGCCTTTTAAATTTCTTGGCCTATCCCTTTTGACAGATTTTTTGTCTTGTTTTTGCTAGGCCATTTCTTTGCTGGGCCTCTCAAGTTTTCCCCTCAGAAATAATTGTTCAATATATCTTAGGCTGGGCCGAAATAATTGATCCAATCCAACTTCTtttattatgccattgacatTACAACACATCACACTACAAGTTATCTTGGGCCTAGCCTAGTTCCGATACATTTTCAAAGCAACATGGAATATTATAGGAGCTCAAAATATCTTTACATGCATTCATTCTAGCAGTACATATCTTTATGTCCAAGGAACCAGTAAGTGCCAAACAAAACTATTCTAcagcaaagaaaagaaaatagatGACAAGACATCATAGAAGTTCCTATTATCCTCCTTCTTCAACATTTGAAAACCTTCACCTGGCAGTAGATCAATCATGAGTGAGAAACAATACAGCAGCAAAAAAATGTTCAGACGATGCAAAAAATAACAGTCATTACACATGGTATTCGCGTACAGATTATAAGTCATGGATCCATTACACATAGTTTTTGTGTTGTGGACCTTCATGCAATTGCTACTTGGTAAGGCATTACAATGCCCCAGGAAGTGTACCACACTACAGTCAACAGTCTACATCATGCACAGCTAGGAATTGTAAGTCACATTGCATAGTCAGCAAAAGTATACTAACATCACAAAGGTAGGAGAGTATAAAGTGATGATCTAGATTGAGTTACCATCGGTGAGGAGGTCGATTATCTCCGTGGTGTGCTTGATGATGCGCACAGCCATGATCTTCTTGCCATTGCATCCATGTGCTCGATTATGGGGGTACCAATGCATCCAAGTAGAACAAAATCACCACATTAACCCCCAGCTTCAAGTACAAGCTAAGTATATATCAAGtgtcaatgaaaataagttgAGAAAAACACTGGAAATAATTATATCATGTCATGCAAAGTTCAAACCGAACAAACATATGCATGCCAAGGTGAAATATTACAAAGAAAGCACTCATCAGGTAGCAGTGCATACAAAATCGCTGTTTTAGTAGTAGCAAATACTCTCTATGTAAGCAGTAGTAAAAACTAATGCAGTACCAAATTCAAAGATTTTTTATTGTAGCTAACAGAAGTATGGAACAATAGTTAACAACTCAAGTCAGAAAAGGTAGGAGTGTCTCTCCAAGAGACACAACTGATACTAAGCAAAGATAATAACAGAGCACAAAATAATGTAGGTACATTGACTTCTTTAAAGACAATAAGCAGGACCAACAGATTCACATGTTACATCAGCATGAAGTTAAAATGGCAGATGCCAGGCTATAGGAGGAATCAACAGCGGCAAGTAGCAGCATCTACGAGCAGTGCTTAGGGGCAGCAGCAGTGCCTAACTAGCAGGAGCAGTAGCAAAACAACGAGCGGCGGCAGCGGAGTAGCAAGCAGGAGCAGCTACTGCATCTGATGGTTGGTAGTGCAACAGCGGTGCATCATCAGGGACACAAGTCCACCAAAAAATCAAGCATGCCATGCCACAACTCTGAACTCACGGAGGAAGCAGAGACAAGCCGTGACTTACAGTTGTAGCTTAGAAGCCAAGCATAAGGGCAATTCAAGTACAAAACTCTAGAGTTAATACCTAGTTCTTGACAGATGGCCATCTTGCGGAACTCCTTGCGCATCAGAGTCTTGTGCTGGAGCTTGGCAGGGGTGTTCTGCTTCTTGGTCTTGGTCGTGGACAGGACAACAGCCTTGTCCTCTCCCGCTGATGGCTGGACCTCCATGGTCTTGCTGTTCGCCAAGCCTGAAACCACATCAGCCCCACAACAAGTTAGCTCCTTGCAGAGACACTTGCAAACAAAAGGGTTAAAAACAGTGCAAAGAGCTACGGACCCGAGAACTTGTAGGACTGGATATTGTAGAGGTTGTTTGGCTCCTTGCTGAACTGCACCTTGGTGTTGCTGTTGCCGAACTGCTTGATCAAGAAGTAGTTGTTCTTCTTCACGAGCTCCCAGACCGGAGACCCTGGAACGGTAGTCATTCCCTTGGCCTACATCACCAAAACAACAACCAAAAGTCAGATCCTACAGCTAGCAACAAGCAACAGGATGCACTAATCCTACAAAATGTGGAAACATTTAACCATTTGACGCAAAATTGTATGCTGATTGCAAGTAGAAACATGGTTACAAAAAATATACAACAGAAGCAGCAGTGAAGCTTGAGAGTCCCATCGACTACTGACAAGTACTCACTGGCAAGAGGAAATCATAGTGTGCAGATCTAACGCGGGTTGGGATCTAGCCTAGGACGAACCACATACGTTTTACATGGGCACACAAATATCATAAACAAGTATGCACAGATTATGATTGAAATCTTGCTAGCGAGCAGTCAAGTATTACTTCTTTGCATGGTAGGATACAAATATTATAAACGTTGCTTCACGGCCACTGATTACTTGCTCATTGCGCGGAGATTTTAATCAGTGTGACAACTAGTCACTAGATACAAAACAATTCATATAAACAGGGCATGTTGACCTGTGTGCGGAACCGATGACGCAGCTGATATGGATATGGATCGGCGGTGGGATGCCTACATCAAGATTCAACAATCAAGGTTTCATCAGTAAATCATAAGAAAGAAAATCTCAAGTCAAGTTTTCCTGAATCAACTAGACTTCACTGTGTAGGTACTACCAAGTACCAACAACTTAAATAGCTAAGTACCACGCTTTAGTTCTACATCTCTACAGTTCTATATTTACCAACCCAATGTGCCCAATTTCCCACAGACCGATTCAAAGTTATTATAGCTTCCAGGTTAAGCCTAGGGAATCAAAGGAAATACACATCAGAAATTTTAGGTACATGTTGGGTTAGCACTACAATGTTTCACACTTATTTTGCACAAAAAACCATAGGAGGTTTGTTGTACTCGATTAGGAAACAATGACAATGGCGGGGTGAATAATTTCATCTGTGCATATACAAGGATGACATTGTGAGGTACTAGCACACACAAAGCACTAGTTTACCAATCAGGCTATCGCTGCTCAAAATGAAGAGGCTTCGCTGCTAGAATTCACTCCCAAGGTACTAACAAAATAATAAATACCTAAGTGTCAAGCTACAACTCTCCATTTCTACATGTTCTCAACACAGAAAAAATGCTTTGTGTGTGCACTGCGTGCCTACTCCGGCCTCCTTACATTGCAGATCAGCTCCCCATGGAAACCACCAGCCGCCAGGAGGTTGTCTTTCACCGTCATGGTGCTGATCTTCACCCTGGACAAGGGCCGACCTCCCCGCATATCCTGAACAGTGTGGTCGCACAGTGGATCAGAGATTGACTGGCATTCCGATGATGCAGGACTATCACATCGCTCTGTGGTAGATCACCTGATTTGGGCATGCCACGTTGAGCACTTCTTTTCCTCTCCTGAGTAAGGACCACCAGTGCCTCACAGAATAGTTTTGCATGACGTACACATCATGCTTGGAAGTAGCCCACAGGAGGTTCCTCAGCTGCACATGTACAAGTATAGGTCAGTGCGTTCGTACCCGAATTCTTCTTAAAACTCTGCATAAATACAATGATGCAAATGAGCGCCATTTTATTCAAGCACACCTGGGTAATTACAACTATGTGATTCTACTGATAATCTAGATCTCCTTCAGGTTTTGATTCATTTAATCAAACGATAGAATTCCAAGCCTGCATCCTTCTGTACTAAATGGCAATTATACATGACAAGAATAGACACCAGTAAAATAGAAgacaacaattttttttgcacaATTCATTTAAACTTCAACGGTGTAGCATTCCAGAGTGTGGACTATGCCCATAAAGCCGAAAACAAATCCTATCACCATCATTTCACCACCACCGAGTTTTTGACAGCAAGGGACACTACAACATGTTCTAGTTTTTATGCAATTTTAGTTTAGATATCATTTAAATTTATGTAG
The sequence above is a segment of the Aegilops tauschii subsp. strangulata cultivar AL8/78 chromosome 6, Aet v6.0, whole genome shotgun sequence genome. Coding sequences within it:
- the LOC109743260 gene encoding large ribosomal subunit protein eL28y-like isoform X1, coding for MHPTADPYPYQLRHRFRTQAKGMTTVPGSPVWELVKKNNYFLIKQFGNSNTKVQFSKEPNNLYNIQSYKFSGLANSKTMEVQPSAGEDKAVVLSTTKTKKQNTPAKLQHKTLMRKEFRKMAICQELGINSRVLYLNCPYAWLLSYNCKSRLVSASSVSSELWHGMLDFLVDLCP
- the LOC109743260 gene encoding large ribosomal subunit protein eL28y-like isoform X2, coding for MHPTADPYPYQLRHRFRTQAKGMTTVPGSPVWELVKKNNYFLIKQFGNSNTKVQFSKEPNNLYNIQSYKFSGLANSKTMEVQPSAGEDKAVVLSTTKTKKQNTPAKLQHKTLMRKEFRKMAICQELACT